The DNA window TGGTCACCGGCGTTTACATCGATGCTTTCGGCCCGTTCCCTACCGGGGCAACTCTCGGTAGTCTGCTCAGCCATGCCCGCCTCGGTCGCCCCCGCCGAAAACCGCAGTCCGCAGCTGCTGACCGTCCTGTTCTGGATCGGAGTGGCGCTCGCGCCCCTGGCGGCCCTCATCCTGCTGGTCGCCGACGGCAACGGCCCGCTCCGGTTCGGCGCCGTGCTGGCGATCCTGGCCGTGGTGCTGATCGGCCTCTCCGTCGCGCTGCGGGCGGAGAGCGGCGGCGGGGCCTCCGGCGCGGAGGAGTTGCGCGAGGAGATCGAGCAGCTCCGCCGGGAGCTGCGCAGCGAGATCGTGGCCGCCGCCCAGCGCGGCAACCAGGCACTCGACCAGGCCCAGCGGACCCAGGAGTCGGTCACCGCGATGCGCCGCCGGCTCGACGCCGCGGCCGCCGGCATCGCCGCCGCCGCGGGCCTGACCACGAGCGCCGCCGAGGAACCGCCCGGTGGCCGCGCCCGGGTGCCGGCCACCGAGCCCCACGACGAGGGGCGCGCCCGCACCGAGCCGGGCCGGGGGCAGCCCAGCCGGGACGAGGACGAGGCGGTGCGCCGCCCGCAGCCCGCCGCCCGGTACGGCGCGGACCCCGCTGCCGACCACCCCCGCCACGGCGCCGACCGCCCCCAGGCCGGTGTCTACGGCAGCGACCGCCCGCAGGCCGGTGTCTACGGCGCGCCCCGCGCTCCCGAGCCGGAGGTCCGGGCGGAGCCCCGGCAGGTCGGGGTGGTGCACCACACCGAGACCGTGCACGTCACCACCCGCCACACGATCGTGGGCGGGGACGCCGACCCGGCCGGCACCCACTACGGCGGCTACGCCGGCCGCTGGTCTCCGGCCCCCGAGGAGCGTTCGTGGAGTGGCGCGGAGCCGGAGGAGCGCCCCCGCGCCGGATACCGGAGCGCCGACGACGAGCGCTCCCGGTCGGGGCAGGTGGGCGGCGCCTGGTCCGGCTCCCGGGACGACGCCTCCTGGTCGGCGGCGCCCGGCGGCGAGCACCCGTGGGCGGGTGTCGGCCGGGCCGGTGACGACCGTGGCGGGTCCGCGCGGGAGGCCGACGACCGCGGCCGGTCCCCGCGGGAGAGCGAGGATCGTGGCTGGTCCACGCGGGAGGGCGACGACCGGGGCTGGTCGGGCCCCCCGGCCGACGACCGGTCCTGGTCGGCCGGCCCGGGCGAGCAGCGATCCCGACCGGCCGCCGATCGGATCTGGCGATCGGGCCCGGAGGGGCCGGCCGGCGACCGGTCCTGGCCGCCGGGACCCGGCGGCCGGGAGGAGGCCGGCTGGGCCCCCACCCCCCGGGACGAAGCCGTCCACGGCGGCCAGGTGGGCTGGGCGGGGCAGGGCGACCGCACCGGGCCGGGCGGCTGGGCGGGCCAGGGTGACCGGGGCGGCTACGGCGAGCGAACGGCCGACGGGCGGGCGGGGACCGGTGCGGGCTGGACGCCGGCCGAGCAGCCCGGCCGGGCGGTGGCCGACGACCCGGACGGTGACTACTGGTCCGAGCTGCGCACCGGCAACCGGTGGGCCGAGGTCCGCGACGACGAGCACGGCCGGGAGATCCGGGTCGGGGAGCGGCGGGCCGCGGTGCACGCCGACGGCGGGGGCACCGAGTACCGGGTCGAGGACCGCTGGGCAGCCGTCCGCGGCGGCGCCGGTTCCGGGGAGGCGGGCGGCGGCTGGGCCGAGGAGGGCCGGCCGGCGCTCCCGGCCGGCGGGGTGCCGGTGCCGGACGAGTGGCGGCCCCCGACGCAGCGCAGCAGCCAGCCCGAGTGGCGCCAGGTCGAGCCCGAGCCGGCCCGCTACGGCTACCCGCCGCGCGACGAGGCCCCCCGGGCCGGGGGTGCCCGGGCCACCGACCGCTGGCGCTGAGCCCCGGGCTACTTGTCGATGTCGCCGACCACGAAGAACATCGAGCCGAGGATGGCGATCAGGTCCGGCACCAGGCAGCCCGGGAGCAGGGTCGCCAGCGCCTGCACGTTGGCGTACGACGCGGTGCGCAGCTTGAGCCGCCACGGGGTCTTCTCGCCCCGCGACACGAGGTAGTAGCCGTTGATGCCGAGCGGGTTCTCGGTCCAGGCGTAGGTGTGCCCCTCGGGCGCCTTGACCACCTTGGGCAGCCGCGTGTTCACCGGCCCGCTGAGCCGGTCGACCCGGTCCAGGCACTGCTCGGCGAGGTCGAGCGAGGCGTACACCTGGTCGAGCAGCACCTCGAAGCGGGCGTGGCAGTCCCCGGCGGTCTTGGTGACCACGGGCACGTCGAGCTGGTCGTACGCCAGGTAGGGCTCGTCCCGGCGCAGGTCCAGGTCGAGCCCGGAGGCCCGGGCGACCGGCCCGGAGGCGCCGAACGCGGCGGCGTCGGCCGCGGACAGCACGCCCACGCCGACGGTGCGGGCCAGGAAGATTTCGTTGCGCCGGATCAGGTTGTCCAGGTCTGGCATCCGGCGGCGCACCTCGCCGATCGCGGCCCGGGCCCGCGTGGTCCAGCCGGCCGGCACCTCCTCCTTGAGCCCGCCGACCCGGTTGAACATGTAGTGGATCCGGCCGCCGGAGACCTCCTCCATGACCGCCTGGATGGTCTCCCGCTCGCGGAACGCGTAGAACATCGGCGTGATCGCGCCGATCTCCAGCGGGTAGGAGCCGAGGAACATCAGGTGGTTGAGCACCCGGTTCAGCTCGGCGAGCGCCATCCGCAGCCAGACCGCGCGCTCCGGCACCTCCATGCCCATGAGCCGTTCGACGGCGAGCACCACGCCCAGCTCGTTGGAGAACGCGGAGAGCCAGTCGTGCCGGTTGGCCAGCACGATGATCTGCCGGTAGTCGCGGACCTCGAACAGCTTCTCCGCGCCCCGGTGCATGTAGCCGACGATCGGTTCGGCGGAGACCACCCGCTCGCCGTCGAGCA is part of the Micromonospora halotolerans genome and encodes:
- a CDS encoding NADH-quinone oxidoreductase subunit D produces the protein MTGMTTDAGDLRELTVGTGAGGEQLGTDMVLNIGPQHPSTHGVLRLKLVLDGERVVSAEPIVGYMHRGAEKLFEVRDYRQIIVLANRHDWLSAFSNELGVVLAVERLMGMEVPERAVWLRMALAELNRVLNHLMFLGSYPLEIGAITPMFYAFRERETIQAVMEEVSGGRIHYMFNRVGGLKEEVPAGWTTRARAAIGEVRRRMPDLDNLIRRNEIFLARTVGVGVLSAADAAAFGASGPVARASGLDLDLRRDEPYLAYDQLDVPVVTKTAGDCHARFEVLLDQVYASLDLAEQCLDRVDRLSGPVNTRLPKVVKAPEGHTYAWTENPLGINGYYLVSRGEKTPWRLKLRTASYANVQALATLLPGCLVPDLIAILGSMFFVVGDIDK